A DNA window from Salarias fasciatus chromosome 23 unlocalized genomic scaffold, fSalaFa1.1 super_scaffold_20, whole genome shotgun sequence contains the following coding sequences:
- the LOC115383669 gene encoding traf2 and NCK-interacting protein kinase-like isoform X7 produces MANDSPAKSLVDIDLASLRDPAGIFELVEVVGNGTYGQVYKGRHVKTGQLAAIKVMDVTEDEEEEIKLEINMLKKYSHHRNIATYYGAFIKKSPPGHDDQLWLVMEFCGAGSITDLVKNTKGNQLKEDWIAYISREILRGLAHLHAHHVIHRDIKGQNVLLTENAEVKLVDFGVSAQLDRTVGRRNTFIGTPYWMAPEVIACDENPDATYDYRSDLWSCGITAIEMAEGAPPLCDMHPMRALFLIPRNPPPRLKSKKWSKKFFSFIESCLVKNYTQRPPTEQLLKHPFIRDQPNERQVRIQLKDHIDRTKKKRGEKDETEYEYSGSEEEEEDPPEQEGEPSSIVNVPGESTLRRDFIRLQQENKERSEALRHQQLLQEQQLREQEEYKRQLLAERQKRIEQQKEQRRRLEEQQRREREMRRQQEREQRRREQEEKRRMEEMDRRRKEEEERRRAEDEKRRNDREQEYIRRQLEEEQRHLEMLQEQLLREQAMLLADERYRKNIQGSPQTAPAPKQPPLPPRSSEPFSNGGSSEASAMHRPMEPQVQWSHLAALKSSNSAAPSPPPPPPPVVARSQSFSESGGVASSFAQLHLRSQHHHPSPARTDSQPQPPLHHPQAAAGSEEVPPKVPVRTTSRSPVLSRRESPLPAQPVGQRNAGSNVEQRPLWDRVEKLQSRPGSGSSSGSSNSSSQASPGDRFRPRCESPASSKSEGSPLQRPENASKKPEEKNLARPTRPAADVDLTALAKELRAVDDVRPLHKVTDYSSSSDESGTTDEDDDEEVEQEAGEESTSGAEDSRAGRLSNGETESAKTMLVEDSESDQALTPSKDGTLVIRQSTADIKRLVSLSSSSSSSSSTPGSGHGLPEKNSFAGRIHHLPDLIQQSHHSPSSPSSSSSSITSTTIPSSSASTPSSSPFPSSSSLAGPAMSPQISLDELSAIESQSESNSMSKHKSSSSFTPFIDPRLLQISPSSGSSLNNMAGFGQDGRLADPLRADPSRKGSVVNVNPVNTRPPSDTPEIRKYKKRFNSEILCAALWGVNLLVGTESGLMLLDRSGQGKVYPLINRRRIQQMDVLEGLNVLVTISGKKNKLRVYYLSWLRNKILHNDPEVEKKQGWVNVGDLEGCVHYKVVKYERIKFLVLALKNAVEVYAWAPKPYHKFMAFKSFGDLVHKPLLVDLTVEEGQRLKVIYGSCSGFHAVDVDSGAVYDIYLPTHIQTSIQCHAIIILPNTDGIELLVCYEDEGVYVNTYGRITKDVVLQWGEMPTSVAYIRSNQIMGWGEKAIEIRSVETGHLDGVFMHKRAQRLKFLCERNDKVFFASVRPGGASQVYFMTLGRSSLMSW; encoded by the exons ATGGCGAACGACTCTCCGGCTAAAAGTCTGGTCGACATCGACCTGGCTTCCCTGCGG GACCCGGCCGGGATCTTcgagctggtggaggtggttGGAAATGGCACCTACGGACAAGTGTACAAG GGACGACATGTCAAGACCGGACAGCTGGCTGCCATCAAGGTCATGGACGTCACAGAA gacgaagaggaggaaatTAAGCTGGAGATCAATATGCTGAAGAAGTACTCCCACCACCGGAACATCGCCACCTACTACGGTGCCTTCATTAAGAAGAGCCCTCCGGGACACGACGACCAGCTCTGG ctggtgATGGAGTTCTGCGGTGCTGGTTCGATCACAGACCTGGTGAAGAACACCAAGGGCAACCAGCTGAAGGAGGACTGGATCGCTTACATCTCCAGAGAGATCCTCAGA GGTCTGGCCCACTTGCACGCTCACCACGTCATCCACCGCGACATTAAAGGCCAGAACGTCCTGTTGACCGAGAACGCCGAAGTGAAACTGG TGGACTTCGGGGTGAGCGCCCAGCTGGACCGGACGGTCGGCAGGAGGAACACCTTCATCGGGACGCCGTACTGGATGGCCCCGGAGGTCATCGCTTGCGACGAGAACCCAGACGCGACATACGACTACAGG AGCGACCTCTGGTCTTGCGGCATCACGGCGATCGAGATGGCCGAAGGAGCTCCTC CGCTGTGCGACATGCACCCCATGCGTGCACTTTTCCTCATTCCACGAAACCCTCCCCCACGACTCAAGTCCAAGAAATG GTCCAAGAAGTTCTTCAGCTTCATCGAGAGCTGCCTGGTGAAGAACTACACGCAGCGCCCGCCCAccgagcagctgctgaagcACCCCTTCATCCGCGACCAGCCCAACGAGAGGCAGGTCCGCATCCAGCTCAAAGACCACATCGACCGCACCAAGAAGAAGAGGGGCGAGAAAG ATGAGACGGAGTACGAGTACAgcggcagcgaggaggaggaggaggatcctccggagcaggaaggagagcccAG CTCCATCGTCAACGTCCCCGGAGAGTCCACCCTGCGCCGCGACTTCATCcgcctgcagcaggagaacaaGGAGCGCTCGGAGGCGCTGcgccaccagcagctcctgcaggagcagcagctgcgggAGCAGGAGGAGTACAAGCGCCAGCTGCTGGCCGAGAGGCAGAAGCGCATCGAGCAGCAgaaggagcagcggcggcggctggaggag CAACAGCGGCGCGAGCGCGAGATGCGGCGGCAGCAGGAGCGCGAGCAGCGGCGGcgcgagcaggaggagaagcggcgcatGGAGGAGATGGACCGCCGGcgcaaagaggaggaggagcgccggCGCGCCGAGGacgagaagaggaggaacgacCGCGAGCAG GAGTACATCCGGcgccagctggaggaggagcagaggcacctggagatgctgcaggagcagctgctgcgggAGCAGGCcatgctgctg GCCGACGAGCGCTACCGCAAGAACATTCAGGGCTCCCCTCAGACCGCCCCCGCTCCCAAGCAGCCCCCACTGCCTCCCCGCTCCTCTGAGCCCTTCTCCAACGGCGGCTCCTCCGAGGCGTCGGCCATGCACCGCCCCATGGAGCCTCAG GTGCAGTGGTCCCACCTGGCCGCTCTAAAGAGCAGCAACAGCGccgccccctctcctcctccgccgccgccgcccgtgGTGGCCCGCTCGCAGTCCTTCAGCGAGTCCGGGGGCGTGGCCTCTAGCTTTGCTCAGCTCCACCTGCGCTCCCAGCACCACCACCCATCTCCCGCACGCACTGACTCCCAACCCCAacctcccctccaccacccccagGCTGCGGCCGGCAGCGAGGAGGTGCCTCCCAAG gtgccggtgaggacgacgtCCAGGTCTCCGGTGCTGTCCCGCCGGGAGTCTCCGCTGCCGGCGCAGCCGGTCGGCCAGAGGAACGCCGGCAG taacgtggagcagcgccccctgtggGATCGGGTGGAGAAGCTGCAGTCCCGGCCGGGCAGCGGcagctcctccggctcctccaactccagctcccaggccagCCCGGGGGACCGCTTCCGGCCACGCTGTGAGTCCCCCG CTTCCTCTAAATCTGAAGGCTCTCCTCTCCAGCGGCCTGAAAACGCCTCCAAAAAACCAGAAGAGAAGAACCTGGCCCGGCCCACCCGCCCGGCG GCCGACGTG GACCTGACCGCCCTGGCCAAGGAGCTCCGGGCGGTGGACGACGTGCGGCCGCTGCACAAAGTGACCGACtactcctcctccagcgacgagtCGGGCACGAccgacgaggacgacgacgaggaggtggagcaggaggcgggGGAGGAGTCCACCTCGGGAGCCGAGGACTCCAGAGCCGG GAGGCTCAGCAACGGAGAGACGGAGTCCGCCAAGACCATGCTGGTGGAAGACTCGGAGAGCGACCAGGCCCTCACGCCCTCCAAAGACGGAACTCTGGTCatcagacag AGCACAGCTGACATAAAGCGTCTggtcagcctctcctcctcctcctcctcctcctcctccacccccggcTCTGGCCACGGCCTCCCAGAGAAAAACAGCTTTGCCGGCCGCATACACCACCTCCCAGACCTTATCCAGCAGAGCCAtcactccccctcctccccctcctcctcctcctcctccatcacctccaccaccatcccgtcctcctccgcctccaccccctcctcctcccccttcccctCCTCATCCAGCCTCGCCGGCCCCGCCATGTCCCCTCAGATCTCGCTGGACGAGCTCTCTGCCATCGAG TCCCAGTCAGAGAGCAACTCCATGTCCAAACAcaagtcttcctcctccttcactcccttCATCGACCCACGCCTCCTTCAGATCTCTCCATCCAGCGGCAGCTCCCTCAACAACATgg CAGGATTTGGGCAAGACGGACGTCTGGCCGACCCCCTGAGGGCCGACCCGTCCCGCAAGGGCTCGGTGGTCAACGTGAACCCGGTCAACACGCGTCCGCCGAGCGACACTCCGGAGATCCGCAAGTACAAGAAGAGGTTCAACTCCGAGATCCTGTGCGCGGCGCTCTGGG GAGTGAATCTGCTGGTGGGGACGGAGAGCGGCCTGATGCTGCTGGACCGCAGCGGTCAGGGCAAAGTTTACCCCCTGATCAACCGGCGCCGCATCCAGCAGATGGACGTCCTGGAGGGGCTCAACGTCCTGGTCACCATATCAG gGAAGAAGAACAAACTGCGGGTCTACTACCTGTCCTGGCTCCGGAACAAGATTTTGCACAACGACCCCGAGGTGGAGAAGAAGCAGGGCTGGGTGAACGTGGGCGACCTGGAGGGCTGCGTGCACTACAAAGTCG TGAAGTATGAGAGGATCAAGTTCCTGGTTCTGGCTCTGAAGAACGCGGTGGAGGTTTACGCCTGGGCTCCCAAACCGTACCACAAATTCATGGCCTTCAAG TCGTTCGGTGACCTGGTGCACAAGCCTCTGCTGGTGGACCTGACTGTAGAAGAAGgtcagaggttaaaggtcatctATGGCTCCTGCTCAGGCTTCCACGCCGTGGACGTGGACTCCGGCGCCGTTTACGACATCTACCTGCCCACGCAC ATCCAGACCAGCATCCAGTGCCACGCCATCATCATCCTGCCCAACACCGACGGCATCGAGCTGCTGGTCTGCTACGAGGACGAGGGCGTCTACGTCAACACCTACGGCCGCATCACCAAGGACGTGGTGCTGCAGTGGGGGGAAATGCCCACTTCAGTGG CCTACATTAGGTCAAACCAGATCATGGGCTGGGGCGAGAAGGCCATCGAGATCCGCTCCGTGGAGACGGGC
- the LOC115383669 gene encoding mitogen-activated protein kinase kinase kinase kinase 4-like isoform X9: MANDSPAKSLVDIDLASLRDPAGIFELVEVVGNGTYGQVYKGRHVKTGQLAAIKVMDVTEDEEEEIKLEINMLKKYSHHRNIATYYGAFIKKSPPGHDDQLWLVMEFCGAGSITDLVKNTKGNQLKEDWIAYISREILRGLAHLHAHHVIHRDIKGQNVLLTENAEVKLVDFGVSAQLDRTVGRRNTFIGTPYWMAPEVIACDENPDATYDYRSDLWSCGITAIEMAEGAPPLCDMHPMRALFLIPRNPPPRLKSKKWSKKFFSFIESCLVKNYTQRPPTEQLLKHPFIRDQPNERQVRIQLKDHIDRTKKKRGEKDETEYEYSGSEEEEEDPPEQEGEPSSIVNVPGESTLRRDFIRLQQENKERSEALRHQQLLQEQQLREQEEYKRQLLAERQKRIEQQKEQRRRLEEQQRREREMRRQQEREQRRREQEEKRRMEEMDRRRKEEEERRRAEDEKRRNDREQEYIRRQLEEEQRHLEMLQEQLLREQAMLLEFKWRELEEQRKAERLHKRLQQEQAYLLSLQHEPRAPPGDKTRAPPDSSKPPHTSTLPPDGRALVSAPRAQVLDATAALARGACEESGAPQAAPPDSGSSTQRVDSEENGPSRVPDPPSPPVADSPPDCKPSQAEGSEPDRPAQPVSHPQPIREADERYRKNIQGSPQTAPAPKQPPLPPRSSEPFSNGGSSEASAMHRPMEPQVPVRTTSRSPVLSRRESPLPAQPVGQRNAGSNVEQRPLWDRVEKLQSRPGSGSSSGSSNSSSQASPGDRFRPRSSSKSEGSPLQRPENASKKPEEKNLARPTRPADLTALAKELRAVDDVRPLHKVTDYSSSSDESGTTDEDDDEEVEQEAGEESTSGAEDSRAGYPRGFCRRLSNGETESAKTMLVEDSESDQALTPSKDGTLVIRQSTADIKRLVSLSSSSSSSSSTPGSGHGLPEKNSFAGRIHHLPDLIQQSHHSPSSPSSSSSSITSTTIPSSSASTPSSSPFPSSSSLAGPAMSPQISLDELSAIESQSESNSMSKHKSSSSFTPFIDPRLLQISPSSGSSLNNMGFGQDGRLADPLRADPSRKGSVVNVNPVNTRPPSDTPEIRKYKKRFNSEILCAALWGVNLLVGTESGLMLLDRSGQGKVYPLINRRRIQQMDVLEGLNVLVTISGKKNKLRVYYLSWLRNKILHNDPEVEKKQGWVNVGDLEGCVHYKVVKYERIKFLVLALKNAVEVYAWAPKPYHKFMAFKSFGDLVHKPLLVDLTVEEGQRLKVIYGSCSGFHAVDVDSGAVYDIYLPTHIQTSIQCHAIIILPNTDGIELLVCYEDEGVYVNTYGRITKDVVLQWGEMPTSVAYIRSNQIMGWGEKAIEIRSVETGHLDGVFMHKRAQRLKFLCERNDKVFFASVRPGGASQVYFMTLGRSSLMSW, from the exons ATGGCGAACGACTCTCCGGCTAAAAGTCTGGTCGACATCGACCTGGCTTCCCTGCGG GACCCGGCCGGGATCTTcgagctggtggaggtggttGGAAATGGCACCTACGGACAAGTGTACAAG GGACGACATGTCAAGACCGGACAGCTGGCTGCCATCAAGGTCATGGACGTCACAGAA gacgaagaggaggaaatTAAGCTGGAGATCAATATGCTGAAGAAGTACTCCCACCACCGGAACATCGCCACCTACTACGGTGCCTTCATTAAGAAGAGCCCTCCGGGACACGACGACCAGCTCTGG ctggtgATGGAGTTCTGCGGTGCTGGTTCGATCACAGACCTGGTGAAGAACACCAAGGGCAACCAGCTGAAGGAGGACTGGATCGCTTACATCTCCAGAGAGATCCTCAGA GGTCTGGCCCACTTGCACGCTCACCACGTCATCCACCGCGACATTAAAGGCCAGAACGTCCTGTTGACCGAGAACGCCGAAGTGAAACTGG TGGACTTCGGGGTGAGCGCCCAGCTGGACCGGACGGTCGGCAGGAGGAACACCTTCATCGGGACGCCGTACTGGATGGCCCCGGAGGTCATCGCTTGCGACGAGAACCCAGACGCGACATACGACTACAGG AGCGACCTCTGGTCTTGCGGCATCACGGCGATCGAGATGGCCGAAGGAGCTCCTC CGCTGTGCGACATGCACCCCATGCGTGCACTTTTCCTCATTCCACGAAACCCTCCCCCACGACTCAAGTCCAAGAAATG GTCCAAGAAGTTCTTCAGCTTCATCGAGAGCTGCCTGGTGAAGAACTACACGCAGCGCCCGCCCAccgagcagctgctgaagcACCCCTTCATCCGCGACCAGCCCAACGAGAGGCAGGTCCGCATCCAGCTCAAAGACCACATCGACCGCACCAAGAAGAAGAGGGGCGAGAAAG ATGAGACGGAGTACGAGTACAgcggcagcgaggaggaggaggaggatcctccggagcaggaaggagagcccAG CTCCATCGTCAACGTCCCCGGAGAGTCCACCCTGCGCCGCGACTTCATCcgcctgcagcaggagaacaaGGAGCGCTCGGAGGCGCTGcgccaccagcagctcctgcaggagcagcagctgcgggAGCAGGAGGAGTACAAGCGCCAGCTGCTGGCCGAGAGGCAGAAGCGCATCGAGCAGCAgaaggagcagcggcggcggctggaggag CAACAGCGGCGCGAGCGCGAGATGCGGCGGCAGCAGGAGCGCGAGCAGCGGCGGcgcgagcaggaggagaagcggcgcatGGAGGAGATGGACCGCCGGcgcaaagaggaggaggagcgccggCGCGCCGAGGacgagaagaggaggaacgacCGCGAGCAG GAGTACATCCGGcgccagctggaggaggagcagaggcacctggagatgctgcaggagcagctgctgcgggAGCAGGCcatgctgctg GAGTTCAAGTggcgggagctggaggagcagcgcaAAGCCGAGCGGCTGCATaagcggctgcagcaggagcaggccTACCTGCTGTCGCTGCAGCACGAGCCCCGAGCGCCGCCCGGCGACAAGACCAGAGCCCCCCCAGACAGTAGCAAACCCCCCCACACCTCCACCCTGCCCCCCGACGGCAGGGCCCTGGTCTCCGCCCCGAGAGCCCAGGTCCTGGACGCCACCGCCGCCCTGGCGAGGGGCGCCTGCGAGGAGTCCGGAGCCCCCCAGGCGGCCCCCCCAgacagcggcagcagcaccCAGAGGGTAGACTCTGAGGAGAACGGTCCCAGTCGGGTCCCAGACCCCCCGAGCCCCCCCGTGGCCGACTCCCCCCCTGACTGTAAGCCCTCCCAGGCAGAAGGCTCGGAGCCCGACAGGCCGGCCCAGCCTGTCAGTCatcctcagccaatcagagag GCCGACGAGCGCTACCGCAAGAACATTCAGGGCTCCCCTCAGACCGCCCCCGCTCCCAAGCAGCCCCCACTGCCTCCCCGCTCCTCTGAGCCCTTCTCCAACGGCGGCTCCTCCGAGGCGTCGGCCATGCACCGCCCCATGGAGCCTCAG gtgccggtgaggacgacgtCCAGGTCTCCGGTGCTGTCCCGCCGGGAGTCTCCGCTGCCGGCGCAGCCGGTCGGCCAGAGGAACGCCGGCAG taacgtggagcagcgccccctgtggGATCGGGTGGAGAAGCTGCAGTCCCGGCCGGGCAGCGGcagctcctccggctcctccaactccagctcccaggccagCCCGGGGGACCGCTTCCGGCCACGCT CTTCCTCTAAATCTGAAGGCTCTCCTCTCCAGCGGCCTGAAAACGCCTCCAAAAAACCAGAAGAGAAGAACCTGGCCCGGCCCACCCGCCCGGCG GACCTGACCGCCCTGGCCAAGGAGCTCCGGGCGGTGGACGACGTGCGGCCGCTGCACAAAGTGACCGACtactcctcctccagcgacgagtCGGGCACGAccgacgaggacgacgacgaggaggtggagcaggaggcgggGGAGGAGTCCACCTCGGGAGCCGAGGACTCCAGAGCCGG ATATCCCCGTGGCTTTTGCAGGAGGCTCAGCAACGGAGAGACGGAGTCCGCCAAGACCATGCTGGTGGAAGACTCGGAGAGCGACCAGGCCCTCACGCCCTCCAAAGACGGAACTCTGGTCatcagacag AGCACAGCTGACATAAAGCGTCTggtcagcctctcctcctcctcctcctcctcctcctccacccccggcTCTGGCCACGGCCTCCCAGAGAAAAACAGCTTTGCCGGCCGCATACACCACCTCCCAGACCTTATCCAGCAGAGCCAtcactccccctcctccccctcctcctcctcctcctccatcacctccaccaccatcccgtcctcctccgcctccaccccctcctcctcccccttcccctCCTCATCCAGCCTCGCCGGCCCCGCCATGTCCCCTCAGATCTCGCTGGACGAGCTCTCTGCCATCGAG TCCCAGTCAGAGAGCAACTCCATGTCCAAACAcaagtcttcctcctccttcactcccttCATCGACCCACGCCTCCTTCAGATCTCTCCATCCAGCGGCAGCTCCCTCAACAACATgg GATTTGGGCAAGACGGACGTCTGGCCGACCCCCTGAGGGCCGACCCGTCCCGCAAGGGCTCGGTGGTCAACGTGAACCCGGTCAACACGCGTCCGCCGAGCGACACTCCGGAGATCCGCAAGTACAAGAAGAGGTTCAACTCCGAGATCCTGTGCGCGGCGCTCTGGG GAGTGAATCTGCTGGTGGGGACGGAGAGCGGCCTGATGCTGCTGGACCGCAGCGGTCAGGGCAAAGTTTACCCCCTGATCAACCGGCGCCGCATCCAGCAGATGGACGTCCTGGAGGGGCTCAACGTCCTGGTCACCATATCAG gGAAGAAGAACAAACTGCGGGTCTACTACCTGTCCTGGCTCCGGAACAAGATTTTGCACAACGACCCCGAGGTGGAGAAGAAGCAGGGCTGGGTGAACGTGGGCGACCTGGAGGGCTGCGTGCACTACAAAGTCG TGAAGTATGAGAGGATCAAGTTCCTGGTTCTGGCTCTGAAGAACGCGGTGGAGGTTTACGCCTGGGCTCCCAAACCGTACCACAAATTCATGGCCTTCAAG TCGTTCGGTGACCTGGTGCACAAGCCTCTGCTGGTGGACCTGACTGTAGAAGAAGgtcagaggttaaaggtcatctATGGCTCCTGCTCAGGCTTCCACGCCGTGGACGTGGACTCCGGCGCCGTTTACGACATCTACCTGCCCACGCAC ATCCAGACCAGCATCCAGTGCCACGCCATCATCATCCTGCCCAACACCGACGGCATCGAGCTGCTGGTCTGCTACGAGGACGAGGGCGTCTACGTCAACACCTACGGCCGCATCACCAAGGACGTGGTGCTGCAGTGGGGGGAAATGCCCACTTCAGTGG CCTACATTAGGTCAAACCAGATCATGGGCTGGGGCGAGAAGGCCATCGAGATCCGCTCCGTGGAGACGGGC